Within the Salvia hispanica cultivar TCC Black 2014 chromosome 4, UniMelb_Shisp_WGS_1.0, whole genome shotgun sequence genome, the region aataataataataataataataataataataataacaataataataataataataataacaataataataataataataataataatataaaatcatcTATTTATTTCCACAATTCACTATATTCGGAGGTTTTACAGTTATGGAGAATGGGGATGATGGCTACTTGGAACTTACATACAAAAATGGACTCATTCTAAACCTTATCTTCTCTTTTTAACAAGTGGATAATGAAcacaaaatttcttaaaaaaatcaaacgaaaataaacttaaagatCAAATCTAAAAAGCCAAAAGCTAGTAATTaaccaataaataattagagaagAAAAGTAGTGACATTCAACTTTGGGATGGGATGAGTCAAAGTAGTTTGAAAAGGATGATGACCCTATTTAATCACCACCTAATTAAATAGTGTAACATCACTATAAATTTGTAGGACCAATCATTCCTATCAAGTATCAACCCCTCCAACTTACTCCTcctcattcaattttttatatatgcaaattttcccatacacacacacacacacactatatatatataggcatcCAAGACTAATTCTTGAATATATAGGCATCCCAGACTAATTTCTTGAATTCTTGCCTcatcatacacacacacacagtcaCACAGAATGATGGAGTGCTGTTTTCATCCTAGAGAAATGGTGGTTGGAGTTTGTGCCTTGTGCTTGAATGAGAAGCTCTTAGTATTGGCTGCTGCTTCTAAGAAACAAACTAACATTTTCCTACCTAAAATCTTTGCTTCATCCCACATACTTAGACACCACAAATCCCACACCCCACAAGGtcagctctctctctctctctcttggtGGTTGTGTTTTGACTAAAATTCAATTCTATTGCATCACTAGAATTGAATACTTATGAATAATATGGTTGCATtgcttttactttttagtgaAATATTTTGGATGGTGAGCTGTTTGGTGTAATTAATCCCATGCATGCTCCATGAGAAAACTAGTGATGTTTTCTTGATATAGTTATGTGTATTCATGAATTATTCATGAATACACATAACTATATCAAGAAAACATCACTAGTTGTTTCATGGAATGagataatgaaaatttaaccctaaacattttctttattcatttaaatattttcaaataatatctTTATAATATTCCAACTTTATTCTATTGAGAGTTGAGACCACCTTATGTCACAAATATCGTTAATGTGGTTGGCAATCAATATAGtgttcttttttaatttagaatgAATAATGCTTCATGAATTCAGACTCTTTCATATCAATCAAGTTCGAAGCAAATGGTGTTGCCTCATGGGACAAAGGGAAAACCAGTGATGAAAAGACCAAGAGTGTGATCGAGCACACCAGCTCGCTGAGGTGGCGGAGGCGGATTGGCAACCTCCTCCACCTCATCAACCGGAAGAGACCGGCCGAGGGCCACGTCAGCACAAAGCATCTTGAAAGAGAGAAGGTTAAATATGGGTGGATAAGGATTCTGACAAAGAAGAGGGCCAAAGAATAAAGGAGGTttaatattcaagaaaaagaCACTCTCCCTTTTTTCTCTATCACAcccataaaatttgtatgTAGGAATTGATTACATACCATACTTATAATTGAGACAATCTAGTCAAAATTGCATCTTGCAAGAAAAAAAGGTCAGTTTGGTTAATTACAAGAGCAAAGTTCTAGTCTTTACTAGCTACAACATGCAAAAGtgatatttatagaagtgTTATAATGTGTGCATtttgtatttgaaatttgaagcTTCAAGAAAGTTACAAACTTTGAATTATTAGGTCTTCCAATGATCAAGGAAGCAAGAGggccacaacaatattatgcTGAATTATGCCCTCTTCTAATTAATCTTCAAGAATTCAGTCCATGCATGATGATGAAACATGTTGATTGTACAAACaagaaattatgatttttatcaTGTCTTAACTCATAACACATTTTGAAGCATAACATGGGATAGATGGATGCATGTGCAAAATTGCTTGTATGCCACAATTCTGGCAGGACCACAATTTTTGGGCATTATTGATATAGGTGTGTTCCTCTCtgaccaaaatttaaatagacGGCTTGATTTAGTTGAATCTTTGTTGTTAGAATATATTCTACCTTGTTTGAGCATCCATCCACATGAAATTTGTCCTAAGTTAATAATATGAGGCCTATTAAATTTTCTGATTCTTACTATTATAGTTTATTGAAGTGATGGAACTGAACTGTGACAAATTAGCCTTATACCATAAGGTGATGTGCCTATTTACAAATTGACAATGAGCTTGTATCAAAGCAACGTCGTTTCGATATTCCTGTTAGAAGGTCAATATATACTTCAGATATATCATtgcaatttatatatacaGTTTGAAACATATTCATTAAAAGATAAATCACCCAAATGGTTTTTTTGAGGGGGAAGAAATCaattagagaaataaagaataacaatcaataataatgtaattttaattacaacaattttaaaaattacacaggACTAACTCATAAATGTATACCACTGTCTATGCATAAAATGTTAATAATGGTGTATGGTCCCATAGTAgagccacacacacacacacaatgtCACATGcatgtatattaaattacatatgCTTTGTATTTGTGCAAAAGAATTccatagagaaaaaaagatagtgagATATGAGGAAAGGATTGGTGAAAAAGGGGACCCCTCTCATATATCATCATCTACCATAAAATtcgtggaaaaaaataaaataaaggcaACACCTTTAACATTCTTTTCATCTCAATCTCATAGTTAAAGAGATCCCTTTGCTACACAAGTCAAAACAACTTTTAGAGCCCACATTATTTTGTCACACTTTCGTGCATGCTATCCATATGTCTATAAAGCGTcaattaaaaaacatatttcATGATCTCGAATGACTAATTAACGTAATTTACACGTATAACTTTGGACTATTCAATTCAGATCATAATAtgtacatataatttaaatcaacaACGCTCTCTGCTAAGGTCTCACAGCCTTctttacaattaattatttcaaaccTTTAGCCCATCTTCTTTCACATTTTGTAGGACACAAGATAAAGAAGTGGGGACTTAGTAGAACTGTATGCAATTTGAGTGTGAAGTAACACACAAGCAATAGACAGTGTCAGGGAGGTTTCACTATCTCATCACTAAATCAATGGTATATATATTACTAACATACAGCATAATGAGAACGAGGCTTGAGCATGCCAGTAATGGATACATAACGGACAAATTGAACGAAAGCAACAAATCGACATTCTGGACATGTAGATCATTAGCAAACAATGAACAAATCACTGCATTCCAATCACCAACATAATCCCCACATCTGATGCAGGTTTCATAGTTTTGTACACATCGGCTATCATTCGTTCAGCTCGACCACATGAATTTGCTAACAATGATTAAGCAGGAAACCGGAAATAGAAATTCGGAAAAAACACAACTTCTATACAAGCAACTTAACTTATGCTTCTTACTTGCGCAGAAAAGAATGGCTGCCAGCATGACTTCTTTCCCGTGTAAAGCATTTGGTTCAATGCATGCGTGGTATTGGTTCATCGCATGACCATCAAGAGACAAGAGGAGTACCAAAACCAGCTGAACTAGGTTGCAAGGAGCGAATCCTGATGTCGTACTTTCTCTTGCTGGAGATTTCACTGCTAGAGGGTGAGTCTGATCCGTCTGTTATGAGGTGGATGGAAGAAGCATTGTTCTGGTCAGAAGCAATTCCAATAAGGTTCCCACATTTCCGGCATAGGAGTTTCGTTCTCCGACGGAAAATACCCCAAGAGTGCTTGAAGATGAAGTATGGTATACAGCTAAATTCTTCAACCTGGTTGAATCGGCTCtcatcaattgagaaaaatgataTAGTCCCTTTCTTGatagatttaccatatttggaaCCAATGGTAGATGTATTCCGACTGGATGAGTTCAGGTTTAAATCATAGCCACAGGAACCACAGCTGCAGAGAGAAAACAGTAATGTCACTTCAACTAAATGCATCACATATGATGCTCAAATGCAAAACTGGATAGAGATAAAAGCTTATGAACGTATCATTTAGACAATCTTTTCAAACAAAGCATGATGTCTCCATAACTACAAAGATCACCAACAATTATGCATTTTGTGCAATCCAAAAGATGATCCTAAAAGTTCCAGATGATCAATAtaggaaaaaggaaattaatttttttggaaaaatggtCATTCCTGTATTCAGGAGTATTATAATCTCAGCAGACTGCAACTTCTGATGCCCCGAAGATCAATTCTTGTCTTTGTTGGGCCATAAATAATTCTTAATATAGCCCAGTGGCCAAACTTCCATGACATATATTCTGCATCCATATAGATATCAATTAAAAGGCATTTGAAATCTCTCACCCTTATAGCTCTCATCAAAGCTTACAGTGGTGGACCTTTGTGACCACTGCAGAGCTTCCcacatttcaaaaaattgatcTATTCTACTAACACAAGTTAATATGCAATATCCTGATAGTGCATTTTGATACAAGTTCTTTACTCTCAAATGAATGAATCAGCAAATTTCCATAGGATATGTGAGATTCACTAGTGTGTTATTATCTGAGATAACTTGGAGCTTGTAAAACATAACTTTGACCTTGAAATAGCAAGTGCTACCAGAATAAGTACCCTCTAAAGCTTCTACATGGAAACTGATGTAGTATGAGTGTGTTCTTCTGGGAAAGTATGATTAAGGTTACAAAGTACACGTCTTCGAGTAGTGTGGAAAAAAAGCTCAAACATACATACAGTAGATGCAGACACAAGAAAGATCTGAAGGTATGGACTCACTTTTTGATGTTTTTAGGATATGACACACATCAAACAGTATGATCCATATTTAAGGTACATTATAAGTTGTCTCTTAATCAGATCCAAGTTACTCAATTTACACCAACACCAGAATTTGGACCGTGGCCCCAAGAAAATTAGAAACCaacattcttcttcttcccagAAGACACGACAAAACCTCAAAGTTGACACCTAATGTGTTTAACTTGACAGTCTCCACTTTCCACACTCCCTTTCCCAACATACACACTCAACAACACCTCATGCTGCCTAAGCTGAAGCCAAAACCACCAGTTGTGCCTCGCATCATCTCTAATTTTACTCAATTGTACCCTTAAGATGAAGCACAATCTGGAGAATGGGCCACTGTTAAAAGAGTGTGGCATAGATCTAGATACTTGCAAGATTTTgctaagaaagaaaaacattttGGTAAAAATGAGAAACACCAGTTACATGTTGCTTAAGAACCCCACATCAAAACATCAAACCATCAAATAACTTCTCACACCCCAAGCTTATTACACGGACCATTCAGAGAAAAAGTTCATAATTGAATGTTCAGGCCATGGTCCACCATCTACATGCAGCAACCAAGAACATTAAAAATGATGTAGTAGTACACTTAGGCTGTCGAAAATTGACCCAAAACCATTAAACCAGATATCCTttgaaacaataataataggCCTTTCCTATGTAATCATAACACTCATTTGGCCACAAGTGCTTCTAGTTCTGTGTGTGTACATTCCATCTGCATTTTCACTACAGTACGCCTTAAGGAGAACGAAAATGCGCTAAAGCACATATTCTAACGTCACTATGATCATCTCTTCATATGCAATTCAGCAAAACTGATCTCATTGCAACTAATCACTCAACTAACCTAGCAAAACGACCAGATTAACAACATATCACGTTATCACGCACCTcagaaaaggaaattaaaatcCATCACTCCAGTCCAGCTCATTCATAATTCATACACAAGCAAGCTAAGGGAACGACTGCTCAAAAACCACGGTCATAAGAAATAATGTATCCAGCGATAACAATCAGGACTCTAATTCCATCAAAATCAACCACGAAAGCGAAAACCCCACCTAATTACTGATTTTTCAAATGATAGTATCCCCAATTCTCATCAATACGCAATTAACTGCAGCCATCACTCACCTGTAAGTAACATCTCGTCGCGAACCTGCAAACGAGGATGAAAACTGATAATTCGAAGAATAACCATCGGAAGTCTCCATGAGAAGTAATATGCGGCGACGGAGGAACCGATGCAGCAGTGGGGTTGAAAGCGACAGTTAATTAACACGGCGTCTACTGCAacaatcaaatcaaagaggaTCCGATGACAGTTACCTCGGTAAGAATTCAGTGCTTCTCTACTGtgattattttgtgataattgGTTTAGGTAAGCCGATTGCTGGGGCCACTGGAGTCATTGCAGGATAAGTAACCGGAGAGGGGTTTGGGTCTGCCCCAATCTCGgttgatttaattgattcGCCTGGAACTTTGGGAGTACTAATAATTACTCCCATGAAAGTATTGCAAAATCATTAATCATTCGAGCTAGCactttttagaaaataattaaattaattcacccATATACTCCCTCGGTCGTGCCCGAACAGGAGTcacgtttttccatttttgtctgtcctcaattaagagtcacacttcatttttaccataaatgataagtaagtcttacattccactaacttttattataaaagcaatataaaaaatgggtctcatattccactaactttttcaaccaatttttctttatattttttaaaactcgtgctcggtcaaagtgtgacttttaatcAAGGACGGAGTAAgtagttaataaaaatttaa harbors:
- the LOC125224247 gene encoding uncharacterized protein LOC125224247, with the protein product MMECCFHPREMVVGVCALCLNEKLLVLAAASKKQTNIFLPKIFASSHILRHHKSHTPQDSFISIKFEANGVASWDKGKTSDEKTKSVIEHTSSLRWRRRIGNLLHLINRKRPAEGHVSTKHLEREKVKYGWIRILTKKRAKE
- the LOC125218119 gene encoding uncharacterized protein At4g08330, chloroplastic, whose protein sequence is METSDGYSSNYQFSSSFAGSRRDVTYSCGSCGYDLNLNSSSRNTSTIGSKYGKSIKKGTISFFSIDESRFNQVEEFSCIPYFIFKHSWGIFRRRTKLLCRKCGNLIGIASDQNNASSIHLITDGSDSPSSSEISSKRKYDIRIRSLQPSSAGFGTPLVS